One Candidatus Aenigmatarchaeota archaeon DNA segment encodes these proteins:
- a CDS encoding metallophosphoesterase, translating to MIKFITDQPMLFLEEKSTLVLGDLHIGLDYRLYKDGIHIPDQLPEMEKNIRKYIKKTGSEKIVILGDIKDEVPGINYPEMREIPEFLEKLSKLVDVNICKGNHDTHLEKIVPKNVKIHPSDGFFMDNYFFCHGHTWPSKDFLNCDFLITGHIHPVFEFKDNFGYKITKPVWIKSRIKKEVFHEKYKIKKEGEIEIFVVPSFNQLLGGYPLNRIKEVERISPILKKYILLSKKTELYLLDGTYLGILGEIIP from the coding sequence ATGATAAAATTCATAACAGATCAGCCAATGCTTTTTTTAGAGGAAAAATCAACACTAGTTTTGGGTGACCTTCATATAGGTCTTGATTACAGATTGTATAAAGATGGGATTCATATACCGGATCAACTTCCTGAGATGGAAAAAAACATAAGAAAATACATAAAAAAAACTGGATCTGAAAAAATTGTTATTCTTGGAGATATAAAGGATGAGGTTCCTGGAATAAATTATCCTGAAATGAGAGAGATTCCTGAATTCTTGGAAAAATTATCAAAACTCGTGGATGTAAATATATGCAAAGGAAATCATGATACACACCTTGAAAAAATAGTCCCCAAAAATGTGAAAATACACCCATCAGATGGTTTTTTTATGGATAATTATTTTTTTTGCCATGGTCACACATGGCCATCCAAAGATTTTCTAAATTGTGATTTTTTAATAACAGGTCACATCCATCCTGTTTTTGAATTCAAGGATAATTTCGGTTACAAAATAACAAAACCTGTCTGGATAAAATCAAGAATTAAGAAGGAAGTTTTCCACGAAAAATATAAAATTAAAAAGGAAGGAGAAATTGAAATATTTGTAGTTCCATCCTTCAATCAACTTTTAGGAGGCTATCCCTTAAACAGAATAAAAGAAGTTGAGAGAATTTCCCCAATACTTAAAAAGTATATACTTTTATCCAAGAAAACAGAGTTGTACCTACTTGATGGAACCTATCTTGGAATTTTAGGGGAGATTATCCCATAG